The Lutibacter profundi region TCTGCAATTGTATAAATAGGTCTATTATCAACACCTGCTAAAGATCCAGATGGTGTTTTTAAGCCCCAGTTTTGTACGTGTGCTCCATTAATATCTTTGGTATAAGCTAAATCGGTTGAAATTATCAATCCACTTTCAAATTTATAATCCAATCCTAAACTACTTCTCCAAACCTGAGGAAATTTAAAATCTGGATCAACAACTTGATAGAAATAAAAATTAGGATTTCCAATTTGGTTTCCTAGCCATACAAAAGGAAAACGTCCTGTAAATAAACCTGTACCTCCTCTTAATTGAACCGTTTTATCTCCTTTTACATCCCAGTTAAACCCTACTCTTGGTGAAATTAAGAATTGATTATTAGGCATTTTTGTTGAGTCAAAGAAAGCAGGGTCACCTGTATCGGGATCAGTGTATTCAAGAAATGGGAAATACGCACTTCCATCATCAATAACATCCTGTGCTTTTCTACTTGAATCAAAAAATAAAGGCTTATCAAAACGAACACCATAAGACAATCTGAAATCTTCACTAATATTCCATTCATCTTGTGCATAAAAAGCCATTTGACCAACGTTTGTTTCAGCTAAAGCCCAAGAGTTATTAGCATTATTGGTATCAAAAACATTTTGAGCATTTGCCATAGCATCAGCTAACAATCCATTTGCAATTCCTGCACGGAAAGCATCCATATCAGCAAAGTCTCCAAAAAATGCACCTACATAACCTCTTGAATCTCCAAATCCATAAACTCCTAAATTAAAAGAATTATCAAATTGAAACTTCTCGAATGAAAAGCCTAATGTATAATTATGATCTCCTTTACTTATGTTTAAATTATTTGTTAACTGAAATACTTTTTGGTCTAATTTATTATTAATTGAAAAAGGCTCATGCCCAGCAACTATATAATTCCCTCCACTTCCATCTTGTATTCTAAAAGCTGGCATTGGAGAAGATTTAGGTACTCTAAAGTCATCAAAATGAGTATATCCAACTTGAAATTTATTAGTTACATTATCAGCTAAAGTAGAATTTAATTCTACTAAAAACGATTGGATATTATTATTAATTTGGTATCCTGAATTTTCAAATTGTAAAATTTGTGAGCTAGGGCCTCTAAAACCTAAAGCTGTTGGATGTGCTGTTAAATCTCTCGATGCATTTAAAAAATTATAAATAAATGCCAAACGATTATTTTCATTGATATTCCAATCTAGTTTTAAAAGACCTTTTGTGCTATTTGAAGCATGTGTAAACCCTTCATAAGCACCAGTATCATATCCTATGCCTGCTAAAGCAGCTTGGACTTCTTGTAAGTCTGATTCTAATACTCTCGATTCATTGATAGCTCCAGAACCCGTATTAGGTAACCAAGATTGTCCTAAATCTGTTCTTTCATCTTTTTCAAAATTAACAAAAACAAATAATTTATCTTTTACAATTGGCGCTCCAACACTAAAACCATATTGTGTTTGCTCTAATTTTGGAACAAATATACTTTCTCCTTTAATTTTACTTCCTGTTAGGTCTTGATTTCTAAAAAAACCATATACCGTTCCAGATACGGTGTTAGTACCACTTTTAGTTACGGCATTAACCGAAGCACCTGTAAAACCTGATAATGTAACATCATAAGGAGCTGTTGAAACAGAGATTTGTTCAATTGCATCTAGTGATACTGGCTGAGCACCTGTTTGACCTCCTGGTGTGGCAGCATCCAATCCAAACGGATTGTTAAAAATTGAGCCATCTAAGGTAAAGTTATTAAATTGATCATTTCTTCCTCCAAATGAGCCATTAGAAGCAGAAGGATCTAAACGTGTAAAATCAGATGCAGATCTAGAAATTGTTGGTAATTTTGTAAGTTCTCTTCTCCCTACACTTGTTTCTGCTCCAGTTCTACTATTATTGAATGTTGAACTTTTTCCTCCAGTAATTACAACTTCTTGTAATTGTTCACTTTCAGGAACCATTTGTACACTTAAATCAAATGCAGTCCCTAAATCTAAATATACATCTGTATA contains the following coding sequences:
- a CDS encoding TonB-dependent receptor, with the protein product MKKQLLFSLLITVFSVVVGFSQVTTSKIQGVVTDDTSTGLYGANVIAKHIPTGTVAGTMTLESGRYSLPNLRVGGPYTITISYIGFKTIEYTDVYLDLGTAFDLSVQMVPESEQLQEVVITGGKSSTFNNSRTGAETSVGRRELTKLPTISRSASDFTRLDPSASNGSFGGRNDQFNNFTLDGSIFNNPFGLDAATPGGQTGAQPVSLDAIEQISVSTAPYDVTLSGFTGASVNAVTKSGTNTVSGTVYGFFRNQDLTGSKIKGESIFVPKLEQTQYGFSVGAPIVKDKLFVFVNFEKDERTDLGQSWLPNTGSGAINESRVLESDLQEVQAALAGIGYDTGAYEGFTHASNSTKGLLKLDWNINENNRLAFIYNFLNASRDLTAHPTALGFRGPSSQILQFENSGYQINNNIQSFLVELNSTLADNVTNKFQVGYTHFDDFRVPKSSPMPAFRIQDGSGGNYIVAGHEPFSINNKLDQKVFQLTNNLNISKGDHNYTLGFSFEKFQFDNSFNLGVYGFGDSRGYVGAFFGDFADMDAFRAGIANGLLADAMANAQNVFDTNNANNSWALAETNVGQMAFYAQDEWNISEDFRLSYGVRFDKPLFFDSSRKAQDVIDDGSAYFPFLEYTDPDTGDPAFFDSTKMPNNQFLISPRVGFNWDVKGDKTVQLRGGTGLFTGRFPFVWLGNQIGNPNFYFYQVVDPDFKFPQVWRSSLGLDYKFESGLIISTDLAYTKDINGAHVQNWGLKTPSGSLAGVDNRPIYTIADKTLLPWGAPTNAYVFTNSNKGRTFNGTIKAQQTFENGLYIMAAYNYLNSKDVNSIEAEITGDAFAFNPALGNVNNDVLAFSKYGDTHRFIMVTSKTWQYGVDDKWETSISSFYELARGGRFSYTYSGDINNDGSNLNDLIYVPTSDEINQMQFSGAGQAAAFEQFIQQDDYLSGRRGSYAERYGALAPWRGKLDMKFIQELKVGDKNAIQFSIDILNVGNLLNSNWGLVQQPNAVQPIGVTVDNTGTPTYTFNPNLQDTFVYNATLLSRWQMQFGLRYIF